A region of Papilio machaon chromosome 22, ilPapMach1.1, whole genome shotgun sequence DNA encodes the following proteins:
- the LOC106713679 gene encoding carboxypeptidase B gives MYKFAFLLALSIGLALAKHEEYNGSVVYQVKVANMEQAQQVYALENKLGLDMWSYAAPSRPGLVLVPRPMRQRFQTEVAALGAQLEIQIGNVREAIELEEKMLAAAASRNSSRSGRLTLDKIYRYAEINAYLDELAEKYETVTVVSAGKSFEGRDIKYLKISTTNFEDLSKPVVMVQSMLHAREWVTLPATLYAIEKLVVDITDKDLVDKIDWIIVPIANPDGYEFSHTNTRFWRKNRSTGHVIGNLCQGVDLNRNFDFNFGSLSSNSPCSETFHGPGPFSEPESLAIRNIVLGNMNRIELFLDIHSFGSLILYGYGSGDLPANALTLNVVGVRMAQAIDAVKWESHPNYRVGNVAMILYTVSGSAPDYVQAIGIPLSFTYELPAYRNQNNSLNGFLVDPDFIEQAGVETWEGIKNGAQWVLQNTRRK, from the exons ATGTACAAATTTGCGTTTCTGCTCGCTCTCTCCATCGGCTTGGCTCTTGCCAAACACGAAGAATACAATGG ATCCGTCGTGTATCAAGTTAAGGTAGCCAATATGGAGCAGGCGCAACAAGTTTATGCATTAGAGAACAAATTGGGTTTGGATATGTGGTCGTACGCTGCGCCCTCCAGGCCCGGTTTGGTTCTCGTTCCCAGACCCATGCGTCAACGGTTCCAGACTGAAGTTGCAGCTCTTGGAGCGCAGTTAGAAATTCAAATTGGAAACGTCAGGGA GGCTATTGAATTGGAAGAGAAAATGTTGGCGGCAGCAGCGTCTCGTAACAGCAGCCGAAGCGGCCGTCTTACTTTGGACAAGATCTACCGTTATGCTGAG atCAACGCCTACCTCGACGAGCTGGCTGAGAAATACGAAACAGTGACCGTTGTGTCGGCTGGCAAGAGTTTCGAAGGCCGTGACATCAAATACCTGAAGATTTCCACCACCAATTTTgaa gATCTAAGCAAGCCTGTTGTCATGGTACAGTCCATGCTTCACGCTCGTGAATGGGTAACTTTACCAGCGACCCTCTACGCCATCGAGAAATTGGTTGTCGACATCACCGACAAGGATTTGGTTGACAAAATTGACTGGATCATCGTACCCATCGCCAACCCCGACGGATATGAATTCAGCCACACCAAC ACCCGTTTCTGGAGGAAGAACCGCTCTACTGGCCATGTTATTGGAAACTTGTGCCAGGGTGTTGACCTTAACCGCAACTTTGACTTCAACTTTGGTTCACTTTCTAGCAACAGCCCTTGCTCCGAAACCTTCCACGGCCCTGGACCTTTCTCTGAACCAGAGAGCTTGGCCATCCGTAACATTGTTCTTGGTAACATGAACCGTATCGAATTGTTCCTCGATATCCACAGCTTCGGTAGTTTGATTCTTTATGGATACGGCAGCGGCGACCTGCCCGCCAACGCTCTCACTCTCAACGTAGTCGGTGTAAGAATGGCACAGGCCATCGATGCCGTCAAATGGGAATCCCACCCTAACTACCGTGTTGGTAACGTTGCTATGATTCTATACACAGTATCTGGCAGCGCTCCTGATTACGTCCAAGCTATTGGTATTCCTCTTTCGTTCACGTACGAATTGCCAGCTTACAGAAACCAAAACAACAGTCTTAACGGTTTCTTGGTAGACCCTGACTTCATTGAACAAGCTGGTGTTGAAACTTGGGAAGGTATCAAGAATGGTGCTCAATGGGTGCTACAAAACACCAGAAggaagtaa